From a region of the Bermanella marisrubri genome:
- a CDS encoding ABC transporter permease, which yields MTWLLAKRQLHSYFATPIAYVFIFIFLVLAGVFTFYLGNFYERGQADLSAFFNFHPWLYLFFLPAIAMGLWAPERQLGTIELLMTLPIGVRNAVLGKFFAAWLFAGLALLLSFPIWLTVNYLGEPDQGVIIAGYFGSWLMAGSFLAIGSCMSATTKNQIVAFIFTVVVCFVFMVSGVPMVLDAFAWAPSWVTDFVAGLSFLTRFDAIARGVLDVRDIIYFIAMMVFWLFLTEVVITRNKAS from the coding sequence ATGACGTGGTTACTAGCAAAACGGCAATTGCATAGTTATTTTGCAACCCCAATTGCCTATGTATTTATTTTTATTTTTTTAGTATTGGCGGGAGTATTTACCTTTTATCTGGGTAATTTTTACGAGCGAGGCCAAGCCGATCTCAGTGCATTCTTTAATTTTCACCCTTGGTTATATCTCTTCTTTTTGCCTGCAATTGCTATGGGGTTGTGGGCGCCAGAACGTCAACTAGGCACTATTGAATTGTTGATGACATTACCTATTGGAGTGCGCAACGCGGTCCTGGGTAAATTTTTTGCCGCTTGGTTGTTTGCAGGACTGGCGTTGCTCTTAAGTTTTCCCATTTGGTTGACTGTGAATTATTTGGGCGAACCGGATCAAGGAGTGATCATTGCTGGCTATTTCGGTAGTTGGCTAATGGCGGGCAGTTTCTTGGCCATAGGCAGTTGCATGTCAGCTACAACAAAAAATCAAATAGTTGCATTTATCTTTACTGTGGTCGTGTGTTTTGTCTTTATGGTTTCCGGCGTGCCGATGGTTTTAGATGCTTTTGCTTGGGCTCCAAGTTGGGTGACTGATTTTGTAGCTGGTTTAAGCTTTTTAACTCGATTCGATGCGATCGCTCGCGGTGTGCTGGACGTGCGAGATATTATCTATTTTATTGCCATGATGGTTTTTTGGTTGTTTTTAACGGAAGTTGTGATTACGCGAAACAAGGCAAGCTAA